From the genome of Paludisphaera rhizosphaerae, one region includes:
- a CDS encoding type II toxin-antitoxin system ParD family antitoxin — protein sequence MNVSLPPELERFVEGEIESGRFQTVSEVVREGLRLLKEQVELDEQKLVQLRRDVQVGIDEADRGEAKPLSDEWASDAKKRGRERLAARKAGS from the coding sequence ATGAACGTCTCCCTGCCGCCGGAACTCGAACGATTCGTCGAGGGCGAGATCGAGAGCGGCCGTTTCCAGACGGTCAGCGAGGTCGTTCGCGAGGGGCTGCGACTCCTGAAGGAGCAAGTGGAGCTGGACGAACAGAAGCTCGTCCAACTCCGCCGCGACGTTCAGGTCGGGATCGACGAAGCCGACCGCGGCGAGGCCAAGCCTCTTTCCGATGAATGGGCCAGCGACGCCAAGAAGCGCGGGCGAGAACGACTCGCGGCGCGCAAGGCCGGCTCATAA
- the priA gene encoding replication restart helicase PriA: MSVVNEDQDGEDSRPRRRHVRPPSWFGGEDETPAVRGGIFVEVVVNRAFDQALTYHVPRKFVAGVQPGVRVRVPLGKRGGLVTGYCVSISLIPPEGLEPGRIKDVAEVLDPVPLIDSKMLELTRWMAGYYLCSWGQALDAVVPAGVRKHAGTRIGTFLVVPDETLKTWRDGTLEKKLTAKQTAALDALVRAEGAPLTVADVCRRAKCGPGVVDGLRKDGVIHTVKRRLSLDESRKSPDDEAAAPAPIEPKAKPSLTPEQQQALDAMTPALQGDAFAPFLVFGVTGSGKTEVYLSAIEQVVARGREAIVLVPEISLTPQTIRRFKRRFSRVAVLHSHLSDVERHRHWRSIASGEVDVVVGARSAIFAPTRRLGLIVVDEEHESTFKQETVPRYHARDVAVKRAQLEGVPALLGSATPSLESWSNAERGRYTRIAMPSRVEGRPMPAVELIDLRREKNMTGGLSDPLRDAIHRALDDDGQVILLLNRRGYNTFVICPKCGEVVKCKHCDVAATFHKSRRMLICHMCDAERACPPACPSCGAGVLHYGGIGTERLEREVRMEFPFHEARRMDSDTMRRHGSHEEALAAFKSGDVRILLGTQMIAKGLDFPNVTLVGVVDADVALHLPDFRAAERTFQLVAQVAGRTGRGQRPGRVLVQTYSPESPAILHAARHDYESFVAQELPQRAAGLASPYGRIVRLLARGREEARVKGYLDDLTAALRSKADASVRFWGPCPAPVLKIKEEFRFHLQLRCATAAPLRALLRDLSHPPLPPRVELAVDVDPVVML, from the coding sequence ATGAGCGTTGTCAATGAGGATCAGGACGGCGAGGACTCCCGACCCCGGAGGAGGCACGTTCGTCCTCCGTCGTGGTTCGGAGGCGAGGACGAGACCCCGGCGGTTCGAGGCGGGATCTTCGTGGAGGTCGTCGTCAACCGGGCCTTCGACCAGGCGTTGACGTACCACGTTCCCCGCAAGTTCGTGGCTGGGGTCCAGCCGGGTGTGCGCGTCCGCGTCCCGCTGGGCAAGCGCGGGGGGCTGGTGACGGGCTACTGCGTGTCGATCAGCCTGATCCCGCCCGAGGGCCTGGAGCCAGGCCGGATCAAGGACGTGGCCGAGGTTCTGGATCCCGTCCCCCTGATCGACTCCAAAATGCTGGAGCTGACCCGGTGGATGGCCGGTTACTACCTCTGCTCGTGGGGCCAGGCGCTCGACGCGGTTGTGCCGGCGGGGGTTCGGAAGCACGCGGGGACGCGGATCGGCACGTTCCTGGTCGTCCCCGACGAGACGCTCAAGACCTGGCGCGACGGAACCCTGGAGAAGAAGCTCACCGCCAAGCAGACCGCGGCGCTCGACGCCCTTGTCCGCGCCGAGGGGGCTCCGCTGACCGTCGCCGACGTCTGCCGCCGAGCGAAATGCGGGCCGGGCGTCGTCGACGGCCTCCGCAAGGACGGCGTGATCCACACGGTCAAGCGTCGCCTGTCGCTCGACGAGTCGCGAAAGTCCCCAGACGACGAGGCCGCCGCACCCGCTCCGATCGAGCCGAAGGCCAAACCGTCCCTGACGCCCGAGCAGCAGCAGGCTCTCGACGCCATGACGCCGGCGCTTCAGGGAGACGCCTTCGCGCCGTTCCTGGTCTTCGGCGTCACGGGGAGCGGCAAGACGGAGGTCTACCTGTCGGCCATCGAACAGGTGGTGGCGAGGGGCCGCGAGGCGATCGTGCTGGTGCCGGAGATCAGCCTGACGCCCCAGACGATCCGGCGGTTCAAGCGGAGGTTTTCGCGCGTGGCCGTGCTCCACAGCCACCTCAGCGACGTGGAGCGGCACCGGCACTGGCGGAGCATCGCCTCGGGGGAGGTCGACGTGGTCGTCGGCGCGCGCTCGGCCATCTTCGCGCCGACGCGGCGGCTGGGGCTGATCGTCGTCGACGAGGAGCACGAGAGCACGTTCAAGCAGGAGACGGTCCCCCGCTACCACGCCCGCGACGTGGCCGTGAAGCGCGCCCAGCTTGAAGGCGTGCCGGCGCTTCTGGGCTCGGCGACGCCCTCGCTGGAGTCGTGGTCGAACGCCGAGCGGGGTCGTTACACGCGGATCGCCATGCCCAGCCGGGTCGAGGGTCGGCCGATGCCGGCCGTCGAGCTGATCGACCTGCGCCGCGAGAAGAACATGACCGGCGGCCTCAGCGATCCACTCCGCGACGCCATCCACCGGGCGCTCGACGACGACGGGCAGGTGATCCTGCTGCTGAATCGCCGGGGGTACAACACGTTCGTCATCTGCCCCAAGTGCGGCGAGGTGGTGAAGTGCAAACACTGCGACGTCGCGGCGACGTTCCATAAAAGTCGTCGTATGTTGATCTGCCATATGTGCGACGCCGAGCGCGCGTGCCCGCCGGCCTGCCCTTCGTGCGGGGCGGGCGTGCTGCATTACGGCGGGATCGGGACCGAGCGGCTGGAGCGCGAGGTCCGCATGGAGTTCCCCTTTCATGAGGCCCGGCGGATGGACTCCGACACCATGCGCCGGCACGGCAGCCATGAGGAGGCGCTGGCGGCGTTCAAGAGCGGCGACGTGCGGATTCTGCTGGGGACGCAGATGATCGCCAAGGGGCTGGATTTCCCCAACGTGACGCTCGTGGGCGTGGTCGACGCCGACGTGGCCCTGCATCTCCCCGACTTTCGCGCCGCCGAACGGACGTTCCAGCTTGTCGCGCAGGTCGCCGGCCGGACGGGACGTGGCCAGAGGCCGGGCCGGGTGCTCGTCCAGACGTATTCGCCGGAGAGCCCCGCGATCCTCCACGCCGCCCGACACGACTACGAGAGCTTCGTGGCGCAGGAACTCCCCCAGCGCGCGGCGGGGCTCGCCTCACCCTACGGCCGGATCGTCCGGTTGCTGGCCAGGGGTCGCGAGGAGGCCCGCGTGAAGGGGTATCTCGACGACCTGACCGCCGCGCTGCGGTCGAAGGCGGACGCCTCGGTCCGGTTTTGGGGGCCTTGCCCGGCGCCGGTGTTGAAGATCAAGGAGGAGTTCCGCTTCCACCTCCAGTTGCGCTGCGCGACCGCCGCGCCGTTGCGGGCGCTCCTGCGCGACCTCTCGCATCCGCCCCTCCCTCCACGAGTTGAACTTGCGGTGGACGTCGACCCTGTTGTGATGCTCTGA
- a CDS encoding sulfatase — protein sequence MRFTLLAAVASLALATAPARGDDRPNVLFIALDDLNHWVGHLGRNPQTITPNIDRLAARGVRFTHAYCAAPLCNPSRAALMSGLRPSTTGVYKNEEDWRPAVSPDLTLPTTFRKAGYEVLGSGKIYHEAYARRSEWDDYLKNEGKDPKPTGNDGVGGQGGIKFARLDGAKDEDLREWKIVQYGIYELGKSHDKPFLLTVGLHKPHMPWNVPGKYFDMHPLDSIQLPPFREDDLADVPPAGVKMAKPNGDHRKMVESGRWKEAVQAYLAAISYADAMVGRLLDALDRSPDKDKTIIMLWGDHGWHLGEKSHWRKFALWEEATRAPMIWVVPGLTSPGGVCSRTVDFMSVYPTLTDLCGVATPKHVEGPSFKALLKDPNAAWDRPALTTFGAGNHAVRSEGWRYIRYADGGEELYDEGADPYEWTNLAADPKHAARKAELAKWFPKTDAPPVKSGAGAAE from the coding sequence ATGCGATTCACCCTCCTGGCGGCCGTCGCGAGCCTTGCGCTCGCGACGGCGCCCGCCCGCGGCGACGATCGGCCGAACGTCCTCTTCATCGCGCTGGACGACCTGAACCACTGGGTCGGCCACCTCGGTCGCAACCCCCAGACGATCACCCCCAACATCGACCGCCTCGCCGCGCGGGGCGTCCGGTTCACCCACGCCTACTGCGCCGCGCCCTTGTGCAACCCGTCGCGAGCCGCCCTGATGAGCGGTCTTCGGCCGTCCACGACGGGCGTCTACAAGAACGAGGAGGACTGGCGGCCGGCGGTCTCGCCGGATCTCACCTTGCCCACCACGTTCCGCAAGGCGGGTTACGAGGTCCTCGGCTCGGGCAAGATCTACCACGAGGCCTACGCCCGCCGCTCTGAGTGGGACGACTACCTCAAGAACGAGGGGAAGGACCCCAAGCCGACCGGCAACGACGGCGTCGGCGGCCAGGGCGGGATCAAGTTCGCCCGGCTCGACGGGGCGAAGGATGAAGACCTCCGCGAATGGAAGATCGTCCAGTACGGCATCTATGAGCTTGGGAAGTCGCACGACAAGCCGTTCCTGCTGACCGTCGGCCTCCACAAGCCGCACATGCCCTGGAACGTCCCGGGCAAGTACTTCGACATGCATCCGCTGGACTCCATCCAGCTCCCCCCCTTCCGCGAAGACGACCTGGCCGACGTCCCGCCGGCCGGCGTGAAGATGGCCAAGCCCAACGGCGACCACCGCAAGATGGTTGAGTCGGGCCGCTGGAAGGAGGCCGTGCAGGCGTACCTGGCCGCGATCAGCTACGCCGACGCCATGGTCGGCCGGCTGCTCGACGCGCTCGACCGCTCGCCGGACAAGGACAAGACGATCATCATGCTCTGGGGCGACCACGGCTGGCACCTGGGCGAGAAGTCCCACTGGCGGAAGTTCGCCCTGTGGGAAGAGGCGACGCGAGCCCCGATGATCTGGGTCGTCCCTGGCCTGACCTCGCCCGGCGGCGTTTGCTCGCGGACCGTCGACTTCATGAGCGTCTACCCGACCCTGACCGACCTCTGCGGCGTCGCCACGCCGAAGCACGTCGAGGGGCCCAGCTTCAAGGCCCTTCTGAAAGACCCGAACGCCGCGTGGGACCGCCCCGCTCTGACGACCTTCGGCGCAGGCAATCACGCCGTCCGTTCCGAAGGCTGGCGGTACATCCGCTACGCCGACGGCGGCGAGGAACTCTACGACGAGGGAGCCGACCCCTACGAATGGACCAACCTCGCCGCCGACCCCAAGCACGCCGCCAGAAAGGCCGAGTTGGCGAAGTGGTTCCCCAAGACCGATGCGCCGCCCGTCAAGAGCGGTGCCGGGGCAGCCGAATGA
- a CDS encoding PEP-CTERM sorting domain-containing protein (PEP-CTERM proteins occur, often in large numbers, in the proteomes of bacteria that also encode an exosortase, a predicted intramembrane cysteine proteinase. The presence of a PEP-CTERM domain at a protein's C-terminus predicts cleavage within the sorting domain, followed by covalent anchoring to some some component of the (usually Gram-negative) cell surface. Many PEP-CTERM proteins exhibit an unusual sequence composition that includes large numbers of potential glycosylation sites. Expression of one such protein has been shown restore the ability of a bacterium to form floc, a type of biofilm.) has product MSMTTGLTRLRSAVIALGLVACAGNSAQATAILTYQTATAIDLSTGITGPNLVSFTPASAAGVDLASGSVNAGLGTFVVAPPAAGSSTTYDNVKFAITFLPQTLNGDPISGQSTVITGVLNGVVDSAYHSTLTASFDTPSTSLDLGSQTISFSFPKGDKLLVPSQSNGGLTTAETLITSSGGESPVPEPSTIALVLTTIGGLALRQRVSGRRNAAA; this is encoded by the coding sequence ATGAGCATGACGACCGGGTTGACGAGGCTGCGTTCCGCGGTCATCGCCCTGGGGCTGGTCGCCTGCGCCGGAAACAGCGCTCAGGCCACCGCGATCCTCACTTACCAGACGGCCACCGCGATCGACCTGAGCACCGGGATCACCGGGCCGAACCTTGTCAGCTTCACCCCGGCCTCCGCGGCGGGCGTGGATCTGGCGTCCGGTTCGGTCAACGCCGGGCTGGGGACGTTCGTCGTCGCCCCGCCGGCCGCGGGCTCGTCGACGACCTACGACAACGTGAAGTTCGCTATCACGTTCCTGCCCCAGACCCTCAACGGCGACCCGATCAGCGGGCAGTCGACGGTCATCACGGGCGTGCTGAACGGCGTGGTGGACAGCGCCTACCACTCGACCCTGACGGCCTCGTTCGACACCCCGTCGACCAGCCTGGACCTGGGTTCGCAGACGATCTCCTTCAGCTTCCCGAAGGGCGACAAGCTGCTGGTTCCCTCGCAGTCCAACGGCGGCCTGACGACGGCCGAGACCCTGATCACCTCCTCCGGCGGCGAGTCGCCGGTTCCTGAGCCCAGCACCATCGCCCTGGTCCTCACCACCATCGGTGGTCTGGCCCTGCGGCAGCGGGTCTCCGGCCGGCGTAACGCCGCCGCCTGA
- a CDS encoding TRAFAC clade GTPase domain-containing protein, which translates to MSNRRTTRLDALEARLTGPKKIALFGHRNVGKTTLLAMFYRQAAGGLVPGVRLAAADAPTAEYLAEKIAQIESGEATSGTLSETELHLRLYHGPARFELIVKDYQGEHVTLGTDEPIQEFFAGCDAVFLCLDPEGSQDPAERRRRQQEVESLLERYIEKSEDISTDRPVALLLTKFDRVLEREGGSTADENFVERLVDRQYGMTRHALQQHAPDGVIFAVSSFGTGSQGNRPPSEIHPMGLEGPLGWVAEQLEVRDRAQMELLWESAQDDLPRLHRCLDAYEKRYPRSNRTYEFRDRLKALERGRTLRRLGKVAGAAAVLAGLTVGYDVWGYERAAAFERDPGNSATSVASRWSELLASHPTMPFLLPRYAREAQNKQAEWTVKASGVQVAAGAVVPDLDAKLEAARTQAPQLAPAIREVEKTREQVRHDERWKEVYSEVNSLQAIDDPAKALAAIDAFLREFPDSAKRPDALKLAQALKAELATRASAVERRLVDDIIRSETLPNASLTDLIERSRSFLEGHPDSPFRQEVQGRLEEYARRQDDRDIARAREFSQRQPTSFAARIEKYQDYLKAHQAGGRFVSEAIEARDRILRDWDAHAYRQAYDHAAGHPDDVVEVAQLLRDYLRDHPDGRFAESAKGYLDWWDKISVPQNYRVTLRRGEVPNSAGKYLAGGGPDLGVTLEVAGATYGPSPVIPNTTRPIWDYTYSQPIVWKYGDPITIRITDYDWSASEIAVLHSRQGDPLAMRLLSNTIKLAKGGATSLTFTSDFAMPTLARPE; encoded by the coding sequence GTGTCAAACCGCCGTACGACGCGACTGGACGCCCTGGAGGCCCGGCTGACCGGCCCCAAGAAGATTGCGCTCTTCGGGCATCGGAACGTCGGCAAGACGACGTTGCTGGCGATGTTCTATCGCCAGGCGGCCGGCGGGCTGGTGCCCGGCGTTCGGCTGGCCGCGGCCGACGCCCCCACCGCCGAGTACCTCGCGGAGAAGATCGCCCAGATCGAGTCCGGCGAGGCGACCTCGGGCACGCTCTCGGAAACCGAGCTGCATTTGCGGCTCTACCACGGCCCCGCGCGGTTCGAGCTGATCGTCAAGGATTACCAGGGGGAGCACGTCACCCTGGGGACGGACGAGCCGATCCAGGAGTTCTTCGCCGGCTGCGACGCCGTCTTCCTCTGCCTCGACCCCGAGGGCTCGCAGGATCCCGCCGAGCGGCGCAGGCGGCAGCAGGAGGTGGAGAGCCTCCTGGAACGGTACATCGAGAAGTCCGAGGACATCAGCACCGATCGCCCCGTCGCACTCTTGCTGACGAAGTTCGACCGGGTTCTGGAACGCGAGGGGGGCTCGACGGCCGACGAGAACTTCGTCGAGCGGCTGGTGGATCGGCAGTACGGCATGACCCGCCACGCCCTCCAGCAGCACGCCCCCGACGGCGTCATCTTCGCCGTCAGCTCGTTCGGCACGGGATCGCAGGGGAACCGACCGCCGTCGGAGATCCATCCGATGGGGCTGGAAGGCCCGCTGGGTTGGGTCGCCGAGCAGTTGGAAGTCCGCGACCGGGCCCAGATGGAATTGCTCTGGGAGTCGGCTCAGGACGACCTGCCGCGCCTCCACCGCTGCCTGGACGCCTATGAGAAGCGCTACCCACGCTCGAACCGGACGTACGAGTTCCGCGACCGCCTGAAGGCCCTGGAACGAGGCCGAACGCTGCGGCGGTTGGGGAAGGTCGCGGGAGCCGCCGCCGTTCTGGCGGGGCTGACGGTCGGCTACGACGTCTGGGGCTATGAACGGGCCGCGGCCTTCGAGCGCGATCCGGGCAACTCGGCGACCTCCGTCGCCTCGCGGTGGTCGGAACTGCTGGCCAGCCACCCCACAATGCCGTTCCTGCTCCCGCGCTACGCTCGCGAGGCCCAGAACAAGCAGGCCGAGTGGACCGTGAAGGCCAGCGGCGTGCAGGTCGCCGCCGGTGCCGTCGTGCCCGATCTCGACGCCAAGCTCGAAGCCGCGCGGACCCAGGCGCCCCAGCTTGCCCCGGCAATCCGCGAGGTCGAGAAAACCCGCGAACAGGTCCGCCACGACGAGCGCTGGAAAGAGGTCTACTCCGAGGTCAACTCGCTGCAAGCCATCGACGACCCGGCCAAGGCGCTCGCCGCGATCGACGCCTTCCTGCGCGAATTCCCCGACTCGGCCAAGCGTCCCGACGCCCTCAAACTGGCCCAGGCCCTCAAGGCCGAGCTGGCCACGCGGGCCTCGGCCGTGGAACGCCGGCTGGTCGACGACATCATCCGGTCGGAGACGCTCCCCAACGCCTCGCTCACGGATCTGATCGAACGATCGCGGAGCTTCCTGGAAGGGCATCCCGACAGCCCCTTCCGCCAGGAGGTCCAGGGCCGGCTCGAAGAATACGCCCGCCGCCAGGACGATCGCGACATCGCCCGCGCCCGCGAGTTCTCCCAGCGCCAGCCGACGAGCTTCGCCGCGCGGATCGAGAAGTATCAGGACTACCTCAAGGCCCATCAGGCCGGCGGTCGGTTCGTCAGCGAGGCGATCGAGGCCCGCGACCGGATCCTCCGCGATTGGGACGCCCACGCCTACCGCCAGGCGTACGATCACGCCGCCGGACACCCCGACGACGTCGTCGAGGTCGCGCAACTCCTCCGCGACTACCTTCGCGACCACCCCGACGGCCGCTTCGCCGAGTCCGCCAAGGGATACCTCGACTGGTGGGACAAGATCTCGGTCCCCCAGAACTACCGCGTCACCCTGCGCCGGGGCGAGGTCCCCAACTCGGCCGGGAAATACCTGGCCGGCGGCGGCCCCGACCTGGGCGTGACCCTGGAAGTCGCCGGCGCGACCTACGGCCCCTCGCCGGTCATCCCCAATACGACGCGACCCATCTGGGATTACACCTACTCCCAGCCAATCGTCTGGAAGTACGGCGATCCGATCACGATCCGGATCACCGACTACGACTGGTCGGCCTCCGAAATCGCCGTCCTCCACAGCCGCCAGGGCGACCCCCTGGCCATGCGGCTCCTCTCCAACACCATCAAGCTCGCCAAGGGCGGAGCCACCTCGCTGACCTTCACCTCCGACTTCGCCATGCCGACCCTGGCCCGCCCCGAGTAA
- the nadD gene encoding nicotinate-nucleotide adenylyltransferase has translation MRLGLFGGTFDPIHIGHLILAEQCREACRLDKVWIVVAKEPPHKRGIQRTAVHHRLEMARLAVAGDSSFEVSEIEAQRSGPSYSVDTLSQIQAERPDDELFFLIGGDSLVDLPTWREPDRIAQMATIVVANRPGSTPETPPSSVFGPDSRPFQHVTIPPIGISSSDLRRRMVEGHSVRYMIPKPVQAYIAAHKLYPAASDVSPNGG, from the coding sequence ATGCGACTTGGGTTGTTCGGGGGGACGTTCGACCCGATCCACATCGGGCACCTCATCCTGGCGGAGCAGTGTCGCGAGGCTTGTCGGCTGGACAAGGTCTGGATCGTCGTGGCCAAGGAGCCGCCGCACAAGCGGGGGATCCAGCGGACGGCCGTGCATCACCGGCTGGAAATGGCCCGCCTGGCCGTCGCCGGCGACTCGTCGTTCGAGGTCTCGGAGATCGAGGCCCAGCGCTCGGGGCCGTCATACAGCGTCGACACTCTCTCCCAGATCCAGGCTGAGCGTCCCGACGACGAGTTGTTTTTCCTCATCGGCGGCGACAGCCTCGTCGACCTTCCCACCTGGCGCGAGCCCGATCGGATCGCCCAGATGGCGACGATCGTGGTCGCCAATCGCCCTGGATCGACGCCCGAAACTCCTCCATCCTCCGTCTTCGGCCCAGATTCTCGCCCCTTCCAGCACGTGACGATCCCCCCCATTGGGATCTCCTCCTCGGATCTCCGCCGGCGGATGGTTGAGGGCCACAGCGTGCGTTACATGATCCCCAAACCGGTCCAGGCGTACATCGCGGCCCACAAACTTTACCCGGCCGCGTCGGACGTCTCGCCGAATGGGGGGTGA
- a CDS encoding sulfatase-like hydrolase/transferase — MRMTARNVWGRLAATALLGLVFGASEGVAAEKKPNIVVLITDDMGYADLGVNGNKDFPTPNIDALAASGVRFSEGYVSGLYCSPTRAGFLTGRYQQRFGHEWNPSGKGGLPKSETTIADRLKTAGYSTGLVGKWHLGGTPDLHPQKRGFDEFFGFLGGAHTYFAETTENVYRGNEIVHEKQYLTDAFAREAVAFVDRHKADSSPFFLEVTFNAVHTPMDATDDRLARFASIADPTRRKYAAMLTALDEAVGAIVGKVRESGLENDTLIVYFNDNGGPTMPGTTVNGSSNAPFRGSKRTSLEGGIHVPFFLSWKGKLPAGTVYGKPVIQLDMLPTALAAAGVESKPEWKLDGVNLLPYLTGANAAAPHDVLFWRMGEQAAVRKGDWKLVRYDSTLDNPGTRSRAANVVVTPFRLYNLADDPGEARDLSTQNPEKVKELLAAWESWDAQLAKPLWGPEGGGKGD; from the coding sequence ATGCGAATGACGGCGAGAAACGTGTGGGGACGGCTGGCCGCGACGGCCTTGCTGGGGCTGGTTTTCGGAGCCTCAGAGGGTGTGGCGGCGGAGAAGAAGCCCAACATCGTCGTCCTGATCACGGACGACATGGGCTACGCCGACCTGGGGGTGAACGGCAACAAGGACTTCCCCACGCCGAACATCGACGCCCTGGCGGCGAGCGGCGTCCGCTTCAGCGAGGGCTATGTCTCCGGCCTGTATTGCAGCCCGACCCGCGCGGGGTTCCTGACCGGTCGATACCAGCAGCGGTTCGGCCACGAGTGGAACCCAAGCGGCAAGGGGGGCCTGCCGAAGTCGGAGACGACGATCGCCGACCGGCTCAAAACCGCCGGCTACTCCACCGGCCTGGTAGGCAAGTGGCACCTGGGCGGGACGCCCGACCTGCATCCCCAGAAGCGGGGTTTTGACGAGTTCTTCGGCTTCCTCGGCGGTGCCCATACGTATTTCGCGGAGACGACCGAGAACGTCTACCGCGGGAACGAGATCGTCCATGAGAAGCAGTACCTGACCGACGCCTTCGCCCGCGAGGCCGTGGCGTTCGTCGACCGCCACAAGGCCGACTCATCCCCGTTCTTCCTGGAAGTCACCTTCAACGCCGTCCACACGCCGATGGACGCCACCGACGACCGCCTGGCGCGGTTCGCCTCGATCGCCGATCCCACCCGCCGCAAGTACGCCGCCATGCTGACGGCCCTCGACGAGGCCGTCGGCGCGATCGTCGGCAAGGTCCGGGAGTCGGGGCTGGAGAACGACACGCTGATCGTCTACTTCAACGACAACGGCGGCCCGACGATGCCCGGGACCACCGTGAACGGGTCGAGCAACGCCCCCTTCCGGGGCTCGAAGCGGACTTCGCTCGAAGGCGGCATCCACGTTCCGTTCTTCCTGAGCTGGAAGGGGAAGCTGCCGGCCGGGACTGTCTACGGCAAGCCGGTGATCCAGCTCGACATGCTCCCCACCGCGCTGGCGGCGGCGGGAGTCGAGTCGAAGCCCGAGTGGAAGCTCGACGGCGTGAACCTGCTCCCCTACCTGACCGGGGCGAACGCCGCGGCTCCGCACGACGTCCTCTTCTGGCGAATGGGCGAACAGGCGGCCGTCCGCAAGGGGGACTGGAAGCTCGTCCGCTATGACTCGACGCTCGACAATCCCGGGACGCGGTCGCGGGCCGCGAACGTGGTCGTCACACCCTTCCGGCTCTACAACCTGGCCGACGATCCGGGCGAGGCCCGCGATCTCTCCACCCAGAACCCCGAGAAGGTCAAGGAACTCCTCGCCGCGTGGGAAAGCTGGGACGCCCAGCTCGCCAAGCCCCTCTGGGGTCCGGAAGGCGGCGGCAAGGGCGATTGA
- a CDS encoding DUF1559 family PulG-like putative transporter gives MRDSGRIDGGQGSRGFTLIELLVVIAIIAVLIALLLPAVQSAREAARRIQCTNNLKQLGLALHNYHDVHGRFAPGSITVAVTPSRDYRQPFITSLLPFVEQGALASSFNFNQSFQTNHNDTTRLTRVAVFDCPSDQQILFINDAGTNPDVKGSYGINWGTNTFGDQGLVGPFALNYGSSMAELTDGTSNTFLMAEVLQLPAPTGQPSDVVDRRGRIWTDQSTSYHLTTRNGPNSQVPDFGVCGEQTDPRLAPCTRKTGTPTNHYISSRSRHPGGVNVLLGDGSVRFIKNSVSIASWRALSSKAGGEVLSGDSL, from the coding sequence ATGCGGGATTCAGGGCGGATTGACGGTGGGCAGGGGAGCCGCGGGTTCACGTTGATCGAGTTGCTGGTGGTGATTGCGATCATCGCCGTCCTGATCGCCTTGTTGCTGCCGGCGGTCCAGTCGGCCCGCGAGGCGGCGCGTCGGATCCAGTGCACGAACAACCTGAAGCAACTCGGTCTGGCTCTGCACAACTACCACGACGTCCACGGCCGGTTCGCCCCGGGCTCGATCACGGTGGCCGTGACTCCGTCGCGGGATTACCGCCAGCCGTTCATCACCTCGCTGCTGCCGTTTGTGGAGCAGGGGGCTCTGGCGAGCAGCTTCAACTTCAACCAGTCGTTCCAGACGAACCACAATGACACGACCCGGCTGACGCGGGTGGCGGTGTTCGATTGCCCCTCGGATCAGCAGATCCTCTTCATCAACGACGCCGGCACGAATCCGGACGTGAAGGGGAGCTACGGGATCAACTGGGGGACGAACACGTTCGGCGACCAGGGGCTGGTCGGGCCGTTCGCCCTCAACTACGGGTCGTCGATGGCGGAGTTGACCGACGGAACCAGCAACACCTTTCTGATGGCCGAGGTGCTCCAGCTTCCCGCTCCGACGGGCCAGCCGTCGGACGTGGTCGACCGTCGGGGACGGATCTGGACCGACCAGTCGACCTCGTATCACCTGACGACCCGGAACGGGCCGAACAGCCAGGTTCCCGACTTCGGCGTCTGCGGCGAGCAGACCGACCCGCGCCTGGCGCCCTGCACCCGAAAGACCGGCACGCCCACCAACCACTACATCTCCTCGCGGAGCCGGCATCCCGGCGGCGTGAACGTCCTGCTCGGCGACGGCTCCGTCCGGTTCATCAAGAATTCAGTCTCGATCGCCTCCTGGCGGGCCCTGAGCAGCAAGGCCGGCGGCGAGGTCCTGAGCGGAGACTCCCTCTGA